One Fundidesulfovibrio terrae genomic window carries:
- a CDS encoding ABC transporter permease yields the protein MFLSLKIALQALATHKLRTVLAMLGVFLGALALTGVRHVSKAMVRQAEIEVEKLGPNLFAVFAGQTRFSRGGDARTAGGANTFQLEDAQAVIRSLPGVIRSVPVITRPMPVRSGNTKIQCQLVATWPEYPAVRSFQPGMGRFFTWEEERDRAKVVVLGLKIAQRLFGDPQKATGQVVYVFRAGLTVVGVMEEKGSDISGTDQDEQVFVPLSTYMRRMANQTWVTGVFLQMADGTDFNRVKQAATSLMRARHNIAGGKRDDFSVLSAEDTMQLKQQALDLVDVLGLISSTLSFAVGGLGILSIMILLVRARRLEIGVRRAMGAKKRDIVRQFLLEAGVMSAVGGGAGVLTALALITVVYAAGSFPYVYDGWLILQALGGSALLGVAAGAYPAWQAANVEVLQVLRDRA from the coding sequence GTGTTCCTGAGCTTGAAGATAGCCCTCCAGGCGCTCGCCACCCACAAACTGCGCACCGTGCTGGCCATGCTGGGGGTGTTCCTGGGCGCCCTGGCCCTGACCGGCGTGCGCCACGTCTCCAAGGCCATGGTGCGCCAGGCCGAGATCGAGGTGGAGAAGCTCGGCCCCAACCTGTTCGCCGTGTTCGCCGGGCAGACCCGCTTCAGCCGGGGCGGGGACGCGAGGACCGCAGGCGGAGCCAACACTTTCCAGCTCGAGGACGCCCAGGCCGTGATCCGTTCCCTTCCCGGAGTGATTCGCTCCGTGCCGGTCATCACCCGGCCCATGCCGGTGCGTTCGGGCAACACCAAGATCCAGTGCCAGCTGGTGGCCACCTGGCCCGAGTACCCGGCCGTGCGCAGTTTTCAGCCCGGGATGGGGCGTTTCTTCACCTGGGAGGAGGAGCGCGACCGGGCCAAGGTGGTAGTGCTTGGGCTCAAGATCGCCCAGCGCCTCTTCGGCGATCCGCAGAAGGCCACGGGGCAGGTGGTGTACGTGTTCCGGGCCGGGCTCACGGTGGTGGGGGTGATGGAGGAGAAGGGCTCGGACATCTCCGGCACGGATCAGGACGAACAGGTTTTCGTGCCCTTGTCCACCTACATGCGGCGCATGGCCAACCAGACCTGGGTGACGGGCGTGTTCCTGCAGATGGCCGACGGCACCGATTTCAACCGCGTCAAGCAGGCGGCCACGTCGCTCATGCGCGCCCGCCACAACATCGCCGGGGGCAAGCGCGACGACTTCTCGGTGCTCTCCGCCGAGGACACCATGCAGCTCAAGCAGCAGGCCCTGGACCTGGTGGACGTGCTGGGACTCATCAGCTCCACGCTGTCCTTCGCGGTGGGCGGACTGGGGATACTGTCCATCATGATCCTCCTGGTGCGGGCGCGCAGGCTGGAGATCGGCGTGCGCCGGGCCATGGGCGCCAAGAAGCGCGACATCGTCCGGCAGTTCCTGCTGGAGGCGGGGGTCATGAGCGCCGTTGGCGGCGGCGCGGGGGTGCTGACGGCCTTGGCGCTCATCACCGTGGTCTACGCGGCGGGCAGCTTCCCCTACGTCTACGACGGCTGGCTCATTCTCCAGGCTTTGGGCGGGTCGGCGCTCCTGGGAGTGGCGGCCGGAGCCTATCCGGCCTGGCAGGCAGCCAACGTCGAAGTGCTCCAGGTGCTGCGCGACCGGGCCTAG